In Acidiferrobacteraceae bacterium, one genomic interval encodes:
- a CDS encoding nucleoside triphosphate pyrophosphohydrolase family protein: MSDEIQRDSYEAMLAAVQAFHDKHRFRETGGEDLTYRIALMTEELGEIAEAVTKGKPTEDLAEETADLLILLIGTAISAEFDLRQAFWDKMDKIQGRESRMINGRIRVSEFRQD, from the coding sequence ATGAGTGACGAGATTCAACGCGATTCCTACGAAGCAATGTTGGCGGCGGTGCAGGCCTTTCACGACAAGCATCGTTTCCGCGAGACCGGGGGCGAGGACCTGACCTATCGTATCGCGCTGATGACCGAGGAACTCGGGGAGATTGCCGAGGCCGTGACCAAGGGCAAGCCCACGGAAGACCTGGCGGAAGAAACCGCGGATCTCCTGATCCTGCTCATCGGCACCGCCATCTCTGCCGAATTCGATCTGCGTCAGGCCTTTTGGGACAAGATGGACAAGATCCAGGGACGTGAAAGCCGGATGATCAACGGGCGCATTCGCGTCTCGGAGTTTCGCCAGGACTAG
- the gmhB gene encoding D-glycero-beta-D-manno-heptose 1,7-bisphosphate 7-phosphatase gives MNLIILDRDGTINEDSDDYIKSPDEWIPVPGSIEAIGRLSRADYQVVVATNQSGIARGFYDMDTLNRIHARMIEKVAEQGGQIDGIFICPHGPDDHCECRKPRPGLYIEIAKRLNTNLNGVYAVGDSARDVIAAREAGATPVLVRTGKGERTLSEPGPELEGVPIFDDLATFTDQLVTGRLKA, from the coding sequence ATGAACCTGATCATTCTCGATCGCGACGGCACCATCAATGAGGACTCCGACGACTATATCAAGTCACCGGATGAATGGATTCCTGTGCCCGGCAGTATCGAGGCCATCGGCCGCCTGAGCCGGGCCGATTACCAGGTGGTGGTGGCCACCAACCAGTCGGGAATCGCCCGCGGTTTCTACGACATGGACACGCTTAACCGTATCCATGCGCGCATGATTGAAAAGGTGGCTGAGCAGGGCGGCCAGATTGATGGGATATTCATCTGTCCGCACGGTCCGGACGACCATTGCGAGTGTCGCAAGCCCAGGCCCGGCCTGTATATCGAAATCGCGAAACGCCTCAACACCAATCTCAACGGCGTCTACGCGGTGGGTGATTCGGCGCGGGATGTAATAGCGGCGCGCGAGGCCGGTGCGACACCGGTGCTGGTGCGCACGGGGAAAGGTGAACGCACCCTGAGCGAGCCCGGTCCCGAACTCGAGGGCGTGCCGATATTCGATGACCTCGCGACTTTCACCGATCAGCTCGTGACCGGACGCCTGAAAGCCTGA
- a CDS encoding glycine--tRNA ligase subunit alpha, producing NWESPTLGAWGLGWEVWLDGMEVTQFTYFQQVGGLDCRPVTGEITYGLERIAMYLQGVDSLFDIVWTDGVRYGDVYRQNEVEFSAYNFEQADTDVLFRHFGEYEAESQRLMEAGLPLPAYDQVLKASHSFNLLDARHAISVTERARYIGRIRTLARAVAEAYYASRESLGFPRLNQGARRG from the coding sequence CAACTGGGAGTCACCGACCCTGGGCGCCTGGGGTCTGGGCTGGGAGGTTTGGCTGGACGGCATGGAGGTGACGCAGTTCACCTATTTCCAGCAGGTAGGTGGTCTGGACTGCCGTCCTGTGACCGGCGAAATCACCTACGGCCTGGAACGAATTGCCATGTATTTGCAGGGAGTCGATAGCTTGTTTGACATTGTCTGGACTGACGGTGTGCGCTACGGCGATGTATATCGTCAGAACGAGGTGGAATTTTCGGCGTACAACTTTGAACAGGCCGACACCGATGTGCTGTTTCGCCATTTCGGAGAGTACGAGGCTGAAAGCCAACGGCTGATGGAAGCGGGTCTGCCCCTGCCGGCCTACGATCAGGTGCTGAAGGCATCCCACAGCTTCAATCTGCTCGATGCGCGGCATGCGATCAGCGTGACCGAGCGTGCGCGATACATTGGTCGCATTCGCACCCTGGCCCGTGCCGTGGCCGAGGCCTACTATGCATCCCGCGAGAGCCTGGGTTTCCCGCGTCTGAACCAGGGGGCGCGCCGTGGCTAG
- the glyS gene encoding glycine--tRNA ligase subunit beta, which produces MASKRKGSKKVARKGTSAKKTARKKKSTGKKTSRRKTAETSPDLLVEIGTEELPPKALLALSQALGSELHNALAQAQLLEDDQADYRNFASPRRLAVRIPGVRRRQPDQDLERRGPAIQAAFDETGAPTRAAQGFATSCGVSVDKLQRVKTDKGEWLVHRHREPGRAAATLIPDLLRQALGRLPIPRHMHWGDLDAEFVRPVHWLVLLHGDRVIPAELLSVHSGRESRGHRFHHPRGLRLKNAREYEGVLKKSGFVMADFNERRDRIRAGVMRLAAKEGGRAHIEEDLLDEVASLVEWPEPILGRFDAEYLDVPHEALVSTMQANQKYFPVVDSKNRLLPCFLTVSNIRSRRKAVVRQGNERVLRARFADAQFFWNTDRKQKLESRVVALKDVVFHVRLGSVYDKSERITRLASIIAEQLGGDRAEAERAAVLSKADLLSGMVGEFPELQGIMGRYYALHDGEPRAVAEAIEEHYWPRFAGDLVAPSTAGRALAIADRLDTLTGIFAVGEIPTGEKDPFALRRAALGALRTMIEGRLDLDLRALLDEALRAHQGLPKSAEAAEQVYEFMMERLRAYYADAGVRHDVFESVRVCNPSKPFDFGLRVTAVMAFLKMKEAASLTAANKRIRNILKQGEQLEWDHVSEVLLQEPAEKVLAAKVKALREELAPLFDGGDYTTAMKKLAALRPQVDDFFDSVMVMVEEEAVRDNRLALLSGLGELFLRVADLSKLQD; this is translated from the coding sequence GTGGCTAGCAAAAGGAAAGGGTCGAAGAAGGTGGCGCGCAAAGGCACCAGCGCGAAGAAGACTGCGCGCAAGAAGAAGAGTACTGGCAAGAAGACAAGCCGCAGAAAGACTGCGGAGACCTCGCCTGACCTGCTGGTGGAGATCGGGACCGAGGAACTGCCTCCCAAGGCACTGCTGGCTCTGAGTCAGGCCCTGGGCAGCGAGTTGCACAATGCCCTGGCGCAGGCCCAGCTGCTGGAAGACGATCAGGCCGACTACCGCAATTTCGCCTCGCCGCGCAGGCTTGCGGTGCGCATCCCCGGTGTACGGCGCAGGCAGCCCGACCAGGACCTGGAACGGCGCGGACCCGCGATTCAGGCGGCCTTTGATGAAACCGGGGCGCCGACACGGGCCGCGCAGGGTTTTGCCACTTCCTGTGGCGTGTCGGTGGACAAGTTGCAACGCGTAAAGACCGACAAGGGCGAATGGCTGGTGCACCGCCATCGCGAGCCCGGCCGTGCCGCGGCGACTCTGATCCCGGATCTTCTGCGGCAGGCCCTGGGTCGATTGCCAATTCCAAGGCATATGCATTGGGGTGACCTGGACGCGGAATTCGTACGCCCCGTCCATTGGCTGGTATTGCTTCATGGCGATCGCGTGATCCCCGCTGAATTGTTGTCGGTTCATTCCGGGCGTGAGAGTCGCGGGCACCGATTCCATCATCCCAGGGGTCTGCGCCTGAAGAATGCCCGTGAATATGAGGGCGTGCTGAAGAAGTCCGGATTCGTGATGGCCGATTTCAACGAACGGCGAGATCGCATCCGCGCCGGCGTGATGAGACTGGCGGCGAAGGAAGGCGGGCGCGCACACATCGAGGAGGATCTGCTGGACGAGGTCGCCAGTCTGGTGGAATGGCCAGAGCCGATCCTGGGGCGATTCGACGCCGAATACCTTGACGTTCCACACGAGGCCCTGGTCAGCACCATGCAGGCCAACCAGAAATATTTCCCGGTCGTGGACAGCAAGAACCGGCTACTGCCCTGCTTCCTGACAGTCAGCAATATTCGCAGCCGTCGCAAGGCCGTGGTCCGCCAGGGCAATGAGCGTGTGCTGCGCGCGCGCTTCGCCGATGCCCAGTTCTTCTGGAATACGGACCGCAAACAGAAACTCGAAAGCCGGGTGGTGGCACTCAAGGACGTGGTCTTCCACGTACGGCTTGGCTCGGTCTACGACAAGAGCGAGCGCATCACCCGTCTCGCCAGCATTATCGCCGAGCAACTGGGCGGTGACCGCGCCGAGGCCGAACGCGCTGCCGTTCTTTCCAAGGCCGATCTGCTTAGCGGCATGGTGGGCGAATTTCCGGAACTGCAGGGCATCATGGGTCGCTATTACGCCCTGCACGACGGCGAACCCAGGGCCGTGGCCGAGGCCATCGAGGAACACTACTGGCCGCGGTTTGCCGGTGACCTGGTAGCTCCGAGCACGGCCGGGCGCGCGTTGGCGATTGCCGACCGTCTGGATACCCTGACGGGCATCTTCGCGGTTGGCGAAATCCCTACCGGCGAAAAGGATCCCTTCGCCTTGCGACGCGCAGCGCTGGGTGCCTTGCGTACGATGATCGAGGGCCGGCTGGATCTGGATCTACGCGCCTTGCTGGACGAGGCATTGCGGGCCCATCAGGGGCTACCCAAATCCGCGGAAGCCGCGGAACAGGTGTACGAGTTCATGATGGAGCGGCTGCGAGCCTACTACGCCGACGCCGGCGTACGGCACGATGTTTTCGAGTCCGTGCGCGTCTGCAATCCCTCGAAGCCTTTCGATTTTGGTCTGCGCGTGACCGCGGTCATGGCATTCCTGAAGATGAAGGAAGCCGCCAGCCTGACCGCCGCCAACAAGCGCATACGCAATATCCTCAAGCAGGGAGAGCAGCTGGAATGGGATCACGTATCCGAGGTGTTACTGCAGGAACCCGCGGAGAAGGTCCTGGCGGCAAAGGTCAAGGCGCTGCGGGAGGAATTGGCGCCGCTGTTCGACGGCGGCGACTACACCACGGCCATGAAAAAGCTGGCGGCCCTGCGCCCCCAGGTGGATGACTTCTTCGACAGCGTCATGGTCATGGTTGAAGAGGAGGCCGTGCGCGACAATCGGCTTGCACTTCTGTCTGGACTGGGTGAGCTCTTCCTGCGTGTTGCCGATCTGTCAAAACTGCAGGACTGA